One genomic window of Choristoneura fumiferana chromosome 14, NRCan_CFum_1, whole genome shotgun sequence includes the following:
- the LOC141435350 gene encoding uncharacterized protein has translation MRSRLTFQYVTAQWFNAIKPYPYFPDYESDYSMPDQNIQSVVSIPVQVTSDGSGGRAKPDLIDPFSQPKPSEDQVHLNDAATSSTGTATATNLPALPADILEALGESKVKDEVFGPPVREEVSKRWGKIIMEGLGKEQKQKLLESQLFPDNFQILKAPKLNPEISTILTESTINRDKRLKYAQNQLGVGIASLTNLMSRLMDTEDINKTEIIKKLSETGQILLDLHYQNTINRRKLIIYCLDKKFLDIVQEVKRDSFLFGENLGEKIKASKSAERSGLQIKRPEPQPSTSYRNNQPAARRGNSTGPLKQNQRTRLSGPRPYRPPQATSRRPAAAADRYTTPSKAHPRPTRKTT, from the coding sequence ATGCGATCACGGCTAACCTTTCAGTATGTAACGGCTCAGTGGTTTAATGCGATTAAACCCTACCCTTACTTTCCAGATTACGAATCAGATTATTCTATGCCCGATCAAAATATTCAGTCAGTCGTCTCGATACCAGTGCAAGTCACGTCAGACGGTAGCGGCGGTAGGGCAAAGCCTGACTTGATCGACCCATTCTCTCAACCCAAACCTAGCGAGGATCAGGTACATCTGAATGACGCCGCCACTTCCAGTACGGGTACCGCTACTGCTACAAACCTACCAGCCTTACCAGCGGATATTTTAGAAGCCCTAGGCGAATCTAAAGTCAAAGACGAAGTGTTCGGCCCCCCTGTACGGGAAGAGGTCTCCAAACGTTGGGGTAAGATTATTATGGAAGGCCTCGGCAAGGAACAGAAACAGAAACTGCTAGAAAGCCAGCTGTTTCCAGATAATTTTCAAATACTGAAAGCCCCGAAACTCAACCCTGAGATTTCTACCATTCTCACCGAATCTACCATAAATAGAGATAAACGCCTCAAATACGCTCAAAATCAACTCGGCGTAGGTATTGCCTCGCTGACAAACCTAATGTCCCGATTAATGGACACAGAAGATATTAATAAAACCGAAATTATTAAGAAACTGTCAGAAACCGGACAAATATTACTAGACCTGCACTACCAGAATACAATAAACAGacgaaaacttataatatattgTCTAGACAAAAAGTTCCTCGACATCGTTCAGGAGGTGAAAAGAGACTCTTTCTTATTCGGGGAGAACTTAGGCGAAAAAATCAAAGCCTCCAAATCGGCTGAACGATCGGGACTACAAATCAAAAGACCTGAGCCCCAACCGTCAACGTCGTATCGCAATAATCAACCCGCAGCACGCCGGGGAAACTCGACTGGCCCACTCAAACAGAACCAGAGGACCAGGCTGAGTGGGCCCAGGCCGTACCGTCCTCCACAGGCGACATCCAGGAGGCCAGCGGCAGCCGCGGACCGATACACGACGCCGTCGAAAGCTCATCCCAGGCCCACGCGCAAGACAACGTAG